From Podospora bellae-mahoneyi strain CBS 112042 chromosome 5, whole genome shotgun sequence:
CAGCCATGGCGCCACTCTGCTTGCGTGGTCTCTCGCCTGCGTCTCTTCAGTGCCCTCTTGGCCACCCCCCTCTTATGCGGCCCAAGAGATGGATATCTTAGACAAGCGCTTGCCGTCTCTCCAGACAATGAAACTATGAACCCCTCCGCCAAGCAATTTGTTGTCTGCTCCACAATGTCATCtcgcccctcctccgcccatccccccctttaCCCCCTCGCCAAGGGCATCGATTCATCGCGTGATTTCCATTTCTCTCCAAACAACACCCGCCTGCAATAATGGAAGGTGGAGGTTAACCAGCTGAGGCCTCCGCAGCGAGCAAGAACAAGACACGGGTCTCGTTCGGATATGCGGCACATACCGCTGAATGGAGCCCCGGTGGGGATGACCTCCGCCCTCTCTTGGGTCAGGTAGGGTAGCTAGGAAACAAGCATAAATACCTTCCCGCTCTTGCCACTCTTCCAGAActtccatctcaacatctccaacctccaaacCAACTCACCAAATCAACACTCTTCACCAACATAACAAGCACACATCAGACACCATGTCTTTCCATCTCTCTGCCCAGGACATCCGCGTCGATGACGGCCACATCCTCCGTGCCCGTCTCGACAACGGCGAGGGCGAGTGGGTTGACGCTGAGCTCGACCTCAACACCGTCCTTGGCAACAACGACGGTAGGTCTCATCCTGTCTCCCGGCCATGTAGCTTGTCTTTTATCAGTTGCTGACGGTTTGTCTCCGCAGGCCTCTTTgagtgggagggtggtgacttCGCCGCCAGCGCCCAGGGTATCACCTTCCAGCTGGAGGGTGACGAGAACGTTCCCATTCTCCG
This genomic window contains:
- a CDS encoding hypothetical protein (EggNog:ENOG503P58C; COG:S), whose amino-acid sequence is MSFHLSAQDIRVDDGHILRARLDNGEGEWVDAELDLNTVLGNNDGLFEWEGGDFAASAQGITFQLEGDENVPILRAGLTNMNGDVNWHDVNLAERITNNGGQFELQ